The nucleotide window ATATAAAAATAGTTAAAGATGAGCAAACTACAAACAAAATCGTGTTTTTATTCATTTAGTTTTCCTATGGGTTTTTCACCCTTTTGATTTTTCGGTAGTGGAACTGGATCTATGCCGCCTTTACAAAAAGGTTGGCAGCGTATGATTCTTTTAAAAGCCAGAAAAGATCCTTTTAAAAAACCGTAAATTTCTATTGCTTGATAAGCATAAGTCGAACAACTCGGCTGGAAACGGCATCTTGCAGGGAATACTGAAGATAAAACTTTATAATATTTAATTAAAAAAAGCGCTAAACGCTTCATTCTTGCCTCAAGCTTTGTAAAGCCCTGCGCTTTCAAGCGAATTAAGTATAATCTTTTTTAAACTTCCGTAATTCAGCGATGCAGTTTCCGGTTTAGAGATAAAAATTAAGTCTAACCCCGGATGTAACGAATGTTTATTTGTCCTGAAAATTTCTCTCAGCCTTCTTTTTGTTCTATTTCTTATAACAGCTTTCCCAACTTTGTGCGGGGTAACCAGTCCAAGCCGTCTGATGTGCTGCTCTTTATTTATATAAGCCAAAATTTTTACGGCTTTACTATCAATTTTCAATCCTTTTTTAAATACCGTATTGAAATCTTTTTGAAGATGCAATCTTTCGCGGTATGAAAAGGACTGGCTTTTCGGCTGCATTTTAATTATGCACTTATAGTTTTGCGGCCTTTTCTTCTGCGCGCAGAAATCACCCTTCGTCCGCCTGGAGCAGCCATTCTTGCCATAAATCCAATTTTCTTTTTTCTTCTGTCTTTGTTGGGCTGAAACGTTCTTTTCATTTTGTAATAATCCTTTTATTTGTAAAGGTTCAGCTTTTTTGTCCATGAAATGCGGCTTCTATTTACAAAACACTGTGTCCCGCTGTTCCCTTTTGAATATTTAAAAATACTTTGGTATTATATCTAAAATCGCATTAAAAAATCAACTACGGATACAAAGATATGAAAGCAATAATATTTATATTAATATCAGCCTGCTTTTTAGTTTTAAATGTTTTTGCCGCAGACTTGCCTGACATTTCCGGGAAATGGTACGGTCAGCTTAAAGAACACGGCGTATATTTAAAAATAGCGCTTAACATAAAAAAGAATGAAAATGTTTATCATGCCTCGCTCGACAGCCTTTTGCAAAATACTTATAACATTGCGGTAAGCACTTTTTCTTTTGACAATCAGGCTGTAAATTTTACGATTACTGATCTTGTGATTGAATACAAAGGCACACTAGAGAAAAATGGGAACATAAAGGGCATTTTTCGTCAGCATGGACAAGATTTTAATGTGACTTTTTCAAAAACTCAAATCGGAAGACCTCAAGAACCGGCAAAACCTTACCCTTACATTGAAGAAAAAATCGTTTTTGAAGACAAGAAGTCCGGCATAAAAATTGATGGAACTTTAACTTTACCGCATGCCAAAGGCTCTTTTCCCGCAGTAATATTGATAAGCGGCAACGGTCCACAAAACAGGGACGGAGAAATTTTCGGGCATAAACCGTTTCTTGTTATTGCGGACTACCTTACAAATAACGGTATTGCTGTTTTACGATATGACGACATAGGAACCGCTTATTCTTCTGGACATTTCGCTTCTGCGACGATTGCAGATTTTGCCGCAGCAGCAGAATCTGCCTTAGCATATCTTAAAAACAGAAAAGAAATCAATAAAAAAAATATAGGTTTTATTGCTCACAGCGAAGGAGCTGCGTCAGCTTCAATAATAGCCGCACAAAATGAGGATGTTGCTTTTATGGTTTTTCTGTCGGCCTGCGGGCTTCCGGGAAAAGATATAATTGTGAAACAGTATGAACTTATTGGCAAAGCATCAAAAATCGAAAAAAAATATTTTAAAAGAGATTTGCAGATAAATAAAAAAGCCACTGAAATCGTTTCTACTGCGCCGGACATAGGGCAGCTGAGAAGTTTGCTGTTTAACTATCTGGGAAAAACTTTTGACGGTTTCAGCCCTTCAGTTATACCTAGAGGAATTGGAAAAGCCGATTTTATGCGTACCTATACAAATATATACACGACTCCATCGATGATATATTTTTTAAAGTATAACCCCACAGACAGCCTTAAAAGAGTTAAATGTCCAGTATTTGCCGTATGGGGCGGCAAAGATTTGCAGGTATCGGCCAAAGAAAATTTAAAAGCTGTGAAAAAAGCTCTGAAAGCAGGCGATAATAAAGATGTTACGTTAAAAATATTTCCAAATTTGAATCATTTGTTTCAAGAATGCAAAAGTGGTCTTCCTGAAGAATATTCACAAATAGAACAAACTTTTTCTCCTGAAGTTTTATCAGAAATTACCGATTGGATAACTTTGAGAACGGCAAATTAGGATGACAAAAACAGATGCTGAAACAAGTTTAAGAAATGAGCAAGGGAGAGAATATTTTTTTGCATTAGTTGCAAGGAAGTTTGAAAAAGGAAAAAGCAGAAGTTTAAAACTTATATAAATATTTGCCTTATTTGTCGCTGCACACTTTAATTGCGTAATCTTAATTAATAGCAGCTAGAAAAGGCGGTTCTCGGAGTATGTCCCGCTCTTGATATGGGGATAATCTTCCAAAATAAAAGAGGCGGAAATGAAAAAAATTTTATTTGTGATTATAGCAGTTTTAATTGTGAAACAATCGGTATTTTCTCAAGATGCGTTCGAGAAAATAAGTTTTAATTTTGATGGACTTGCACGCATACGTTATGAATTTCTTAACAATAATTCCTCTTTAGGCATATCAAACGATGAACGCGATTATTTTAGGTTTAAATTTTCAGGAGGCGTTTTGGCAGATTTTTTTAGCATTTTTTCGGTTTATGGAAAAGCCACCACGGAAAGCCGTTCATACATATATAATGCTGACGGTGATACTCGCTATGATATAAATGAAGTTATTATTGACAGCCTTTTTATAAATTTTCCAAAACTGTTGGGGACTTTTGACGTAAAAGTAGGAAGAATAGATTTGGCGGCAAATGAGTATGGTGAAGGCTTTTTGTTTGCTGACGGAACCCCTTTGGACGGCTCAAGAACGTTTTATTTTAATGCTGCAAGACTCAGATATACTATGCCTCAGTCAAGTATAGAGTTTATGACAATTTATAATTCGGAATTTGATGAACTGCCAGTTATAAATTCTCTAGACAGAAAACTTAATGATTCGCAGGAATCGGCGCTTGTTCTTTATGCAAGATCTCAGATAACAAACAGATTGTACATAGAACCTTACTATATATGGAAAAATGAAAAAACTGACAACAATATATTGTATTTAAATAAAGATGTATCGATTAACACTATCGGCTCTTATCTAAGGTATGATTTAACTTCAATCGCTTTTCGGGCGCAGGCGGCGGCACAGCTCGGCAATTATGATGATGAAACCGGTCGTGCTTTTGGCGGATATGTTTATGCGGATTTACCGCTTTTAAATATTTTTAAACCTTTAAGTGTTGGATACATATATCTTTCTGGAGATGATCCCAACACTAAAAACGTTGAAGCGTGGAATCCTCTTTTTTCACGTTATCCATGGGTCTCCGAAATTCTTGCCACTTTATATTCGAGCGAGTCTGCTGTAGCGTATTGGACAAATTTGCAGCTTGCAAGAATAGAAGCAAATTTTAAACCGTATAAAAAAGTTTCAATCAACACAAGTTACGATTTCATTTATGCAAACGCTGCCATACAAAATTCGACAAATAACATCTTCGGCGACGGCTTAAATAGAGGAAATCTTATACGCTGCAAAATTTCGTACGGTTTTTCCAATAATTTTGGTGCTTCTGCTTTAGTCGAATATTTTATACCTGGCGATTTTTATTATAAAGATGCACAAGATGCATCTTTTTTCCGTTTCGAATTCGCAGCAAAAATATAAATACAAATACCTGATAATCCCGCGCCAAACATATTTGTTAAAAATTGCCAAAATACAATAAAAATGATAGATAATATCATAATTAAATCGATATGACTTTTTAATTATGGGATAAAAATTATGAAAATGGTTGACGCAAAATCCGAAGCGCAGAAAATCGCTTTTTCGCCGCTGACTTTTCAGGCGGTTCGCTCAATGATAAATCTTGGCATATTAAAAGTTTTAGACGATGCTGGCAAAGACGGCGTGGAGACTTCCGTTGTAGAAAAATCGCTAAATCTGTCGGAATATACAGTTACGACTCTGCTTGAAGCTGCGGAAAGCGCCGGCATTATTTTGGCAAAAGATGGAAAATATTTTACTTCAAAAATTGTCCAGTGTTTTTTATACGACCCGATGACGCGGATAAATATGAATTTTGTTCATGACGTTTGTTATCGGGGCGCTTTTTATCTTCAGGAATCTTTTGCAAACGGTCGTCCGGAAGGTTTGCAAACGTTTGGGAAATGGGCTACAGTTTACGAAGGTCTTTTGCAGCTTCCGCCGCAAGTTCAAAAAAGTTGGTTTGCTTTTGACCATTTTTATTCTGATAACGCTTTTGACGATGTTATCAAAATTCTTCTTGAAAACAGTCCGCAGACGGTTTTTGACATTGGCTGCAATACGGGCAAGTTTGAACTTGCGTTATTTTCAAAAGGGTTTAAAGGGCAGATGACGCTTCTTGATTTGCCGCAGCAGTTAAAGAAAGCCGAAGAAAATTTGAAAGCGGCGGGATTTAGCGGCAGCTGCGTTTTTTATCCGATAGACGTTCTGAAACAGGAAACAAAATTTCCAAAAAATCCAGATGCAGTTTTAATGAGCCAGTTTCTCGACTGCTTTTCAAAAGAGCAGATAATTTCGATAGTTAAAAAAGCTTTTGAGTCGATGAACAAAAAATCAAAGCTTTATATTCTGGAACCTTTCTGGGATAATCAAAAGTTTGAAGCCGCAAAACTTTCGCTCACACACACCTCTCTATATTTTACGGCCATAGCAAACGGCAGCAGTAAAATGTACGGCCGTACAGAAATGGAAAAATACATCCGCGCCGCTGGCCTCCATATTGCAAAAATCCATGAAAATATCGGAACCCACGAATACACTCTTCTGGAATGTGTGAAATGTTATTAAAACTCAAACTAAACTATTTTTTGGCCAAAATAATATAATAGATTATATACAATTAATCTTCTGCTGCTCTTCATAAATTGCTTTTGTCATTCCATAAATAAGCGCCCATACTATGTATTGCAATAAAAATATATAAGGAGTAAAGGTATATGCAGCCGTTTTGCATATTATAACAGCCTTTTAGTATAATCTTTTTGAATACGGAAAAGATAGAGATGATATAAGCCGTGTTAGAGGTCGTAAAATCAGCATATTGTTAACTGTAGGAATGAAAAACCCGTTCCACAGCATGTTGATGACTTTTGCCATTTTAACTTGTGTTTTATTCTAGATATTTTTATGTTAAAAAATTTAGAGTGTTTAACTATTAAAAAAGCAAGCCTGCGCACAGCTGATTATACAGGGGAAAAAATTACAACTTCAAACTCCTATATTATTAAACACAGCAGGTCTGACAATGGCTCAACTAAAATCGAAAAATATTTAAGCTCAAAAGATGTGGCTAAGCCTTTTTTAAAGTGGGTAGGAGGCAAAAGGCAGCTTTTGGAACAGTTAAAAAATTTTTATCCAAAAGAGCTTAAAGACGGAAAGATAAAAAAATATATTGAACCTTTCCTTGGCGGGGGGGGGCAGTGTTTTTTGAAATTATATCAAAGTATAAAATTGAAAAAGCCTACCTTTCAGACATCAATAAAGATTTGATTTTAACGTATATTGTAATACAACAAAAACCGCATAAACTTATAGATAAATTAGCGGATTATCAAAAGGATTTTGATAATAAAAATCAAGCAGAGAGACTGAATTTATTTTTAACCGTTAGGAAAGAACTTAACGAAACGGAAATAAAGATAAACTATAAAAAGCTGACAGACCTATTGATAAAACGGGCGGCTCAATTTATTTTTTTAAATAAAACATGTTTTAACGGTCTTTTTCGGTTAAATTCAAAAGGTAAGTTTAACGTTCCCTATGGGAAATATAAGACGGCGTCAATTTGTGATGCTGAAAATATCTCAGCGGCATCGCAAAGTTTGAATAAAGCGGAAATTTATCAGGCATCTTATGGCGAATGTTATCAAAGAATTAACGATGCTGCGTTTGTTTATTTTGATCCGCCGTATAAACCTATATCGAAAACTGCAAGTTTTACGACTTATACAGGATTTGAATTTGCCGATAAACAACAACAAGAGTTGTCGTTATTTTTTAAGAAGATAGATAAAGAACTTGGAGCAAAATTAATGCTTTCTAATTCTAATCCAAACGATGGCTTTTTTCAAAAAATTTATAAAGGATATAATATTTCAAAGGTTTATGCCAACAGATATGTCAATTGCAACGGCGATAAACGCGGAAAAATCAGCGAGCTGGTAATAACAAACTATTTGAAAAGTACGATAAAATGAATCACAAACCTTGGCAAGCAATTTTTAACAAATATAAAATACAAAAACACGATTTCTCTAAATCGCCTTTTATAATAACGGCAGAGCAAATTAAATCTGCGACAGCGCATTTTAAAACTACTAATGAACGCGAAGTGCGTGTATTGTGTAAACAAGATACAAGAGAATCTCGTCCTGAAGTATTTGTTGAAAATGACTTATTTTTATTACCAATTAAAAATGGCTCTTATGCCATTATACAAGGAGAAGGCTATATTGATATACCTGATATATCAGGCAAAATAAATACTTATAATTCAAAACTTGATTTTGAACTTGAAACGTCTAAAATAGGCAATTCTGAAATGCAGCATCTTGATTTTGCCTATGCTTCAAGTTTAATTAGAACATTTCTAAAAGACCGCTCGCTTGTATTGACTATTCGCGGTAGAAAATATACCCCGTAATTTAAATTTACAGCTGGTAAATTTAATCAAACTATTGTCACTAAAAGTGTCCAAACCGAAGTTGACGCCGGTTATGAAGGTAAAAATTCTATCATTTTAATAAAAGCAAAAAATTCTCAAACAAAAAATACAATTATAAGACAATTGTATTATCCGTATCGCCAATGGCAAATTCATACTTCTAAAAAAGTAAAAGTTTTATTTTTTGAGAAGAGACAAAATATTTATTCTTTATGGGTTTTTGGATTTACAAATCAAAAGGATTATAACAGTATTGTTCTTATTGACAGTGCAAAGTATGAGATTATTGAATGAATATTTTAAGGATAAACTGATTAAATAAAAAATTGCCGACTATTCTGTAATAGAAATATATAAGGAATAAAAGTATATGCAGCCAGTTTTGCATATTATAACAGCCTTTTAGTATAATCTTTAAATACGGAAAAGATAGATGATATAAGCATCGCGTTAAATATTGTAAGTTTAACATATCGTTTATCAACAGCTAATGGAAAAAGTAATTCTTGTCGGGGTTTATAAAAAATGCAGACAAAGCAGGAGGTTTTAACTTCACTTGCGAATTGGAACGACTGTGTAGTACTGACGGAATAATAAGAGTTAAAATTGTTATAATGTTAAAAATTTAGAAAACGGGAAAATATGAACATAGGTGCCGATATAGAAGAAATTAAAAGATTTCAAAAATATGTAAAAGACAAAGAGCGGCTTGAAAAACTTTTTTCAGAAGACGAAATTTCTTTTTGTCTTTCAAAAAAAAATCCGGCGCAGCATCTTGCCGCGCGTTTTGCAGCCAAAGAAGCCATCTGGAAGTCCATAGGTGACAAACATAAAAAACTTATCATAACGGATATATCCATAAAGAACGCTCAGTCAGGAAAACCTGAAGTTTATATCAAAAACAAAAGATATAAAAAAATTGACGTTTCTTTATCTCACGCTGACAAATATGTAGTAGCTGTAGCGATAGCTTTTTAACAATGAATAAAAGAGATATAAAAAATTTTACTTTAAAACTTATAAGAAAGGCAGAAAGCCATAAATATGATTACGGACACGCGCTTATTATCGCAGGCTGTAAACGTATGCCGGGTGCAGGAGTTCTTTGCTGCAATGCTGCATTGCGTAGCGGTGCGGGTCTTGTAACATATGCTGTAAAAGAAAATTTTCTGCAAAATGCATGTTCAGTGTCAAAACCGGAAACAATGTTTTTTATATATAAGAACGTTTCAGAAATTCTTGATTTTATCGTAAAAAGAAAAGTCTCTTCCGTTGTCATAGGGCCGGGCTTAAACGCGGATAGAAGTTTAAAACATTTCATAGAAAAGATTATTTTTTCAGTTAAAATTCCGGTTATTTTGGATGCAGGTGGAATTTCGTCCTTCAGTGGAAAATATGACAGCTTTCAAGAGTCAAAAGCAAAACTTATAATAACTCCACATCTGGGAGAATTCTCAAAATTGGCGGGTAAAAAAGTTCCCAACACTAAAAAAGATAAAATTTTAACTGCCGGCAGATTTGCTTTTGAAAATCATGTTATCTGCATTTTGAAAGGGCATAACACCATAGTTGCAAGTGGAAAAAATATTTATGTAAATAAAAGTGGAACGCCGGCAATGGCAAAAGCCGGCAGCGGAGACGTTTTAAGTGGAATTCTGGCTGCTTTTGTTGGTATTGACGGAGATTTATTTGAATCTTCAAAATTTGCCGTTTATGTACACGGTTTGGCGGGAGAAATATCGGAAAAGGAAAAAGGCAGTTGTGGCGTGATTGCAAGCGACATTATCGAAAATATTCCTTTGGCTATAAGGAGACTCAAATGACTATAGACAATGAGATAATACGGATAAGAAGACATATACATCAATATCCAGAAACGGGCGGTAATGAATATAAGACGGCTGATTTTATAGAATCAAAATTAAAAGCGCTGAAAATACCTTATAAACGCGTTTCAAAAACCGGGGTAATCGGAGTTTTAAAAGGAGCAAAAGCAGGCAAAACCGTTGCTTTAAGAGCGGATATTGATGCTTTACCGGTGCAGGAAGACAATAAAATAGAGTATAAGTCGAAGAACAATGACATTATGCACGCCTGTGGTCATGATGCGCATACAGCGATAATGCTGGGGGTTGCCAAATCGTTGTCCGTCAAAAAAAATAAATTAAACGGAAATGTAAAATTTTTGTTCCAGCCGAGCGAAGAAACTGCTGACGGCGCACAAAATCTCATAAAAGAAGGTGCGTT belongs to Candidatus Endomicrobium procryptotermitis and includes:
- the yidD gene encoding membrane protein insertion efficiency factor YidD, translating into MKRLALFLIKYYKVLSSVFPARCRFQPSCSTYAYQAIEIYGFLKGSFLAFKRIIRCQPFCKGGIDPVPLPKNQKGEKPIGKLNE
- the rnpA gene encoding ribonuclease P protein component encodes the protein MQPKSQSFSYRERLHLQKDFNTVFKKGLKIDSKAVKILAYINKEQHIRRLGLVTPHKVGKAVIRNRTKRRLREIFRTNKHSLHPGLDLIFISKPETASLNYGSLKKIILNSLESAGLYKA
- the rpmH gene encoding 50S ribosomal protein L34; this translates as MKRTFQPNKDRRKKKIGFMARMAAPGGRRVISARRRKGRKTISA
- a CDS encoding alpha/beta hydrolase, which gives rise to MKAIIFILISACFLVLNVFAADLPDISGKWYGQLKEHGVYLKIALNIKKNENVYHASLDSLLQNTYNIAVSTFSFDNQAVNFTITDLVIEYKGTLEKNGNIKGIFRQHGQDFNVTFSKTQIGRPQEPAKPYPYIEEKIVFEDKKSGIKIDGTLTLPHAKGSFPAVILISGNGPQNRDGEIFGHKPFLVIADYLTNNGIAVLRYDDIGTAYSSGHFASATIADFAAAAESALAYLKNRKEINKKNIGFIAHSEGAASASIIAAQNEDVAFMVFLSACGLPGKDIIVKQYELIGKASKIEKKYFKRDLQINKKATEIVSTAPDIGQLRSLLFNYLGKTFDGFSPSVIPRGIGKADFMRTYTNIYTTPSMIYFLKYNPTDSLKRVKCPVFAVWGGKDLQVSAKENLKAVKKALKAGDNKDVTLKIFPNLNHLFQECKSGLPEEYSQIEQTFSPEVLSEITDWITLRTAN
- a CDS encoding alginate export family protein, with protein sequence MKKILFVIIAVLIVKQSVFSQDAFEKISFNFDGLARIRYEFLNNNSSLGISNDERDYFRFKFSGGVLADFFSIFSVYGKATTESRSYIYNADGDTRYDINEVIIDSLFINFPKLLGTFDVKVGRIDLAANEYGEGFLFADGTPLDGSRTFYFNAARLRYTMPQSSIEFMTIYNSEFDELPVINSLDRKLNDSQESALVLYARSQITNRLYIEPYYIWKNEKTDNNILYLNKDVSINTIGSYLRYDLTSIAFRAQAAAQLGNYDDETGRAFGGYVYADLPLLNIFKPLSVGYIYLSGDDPNTKNVEAWNPLFSRYPWVSEILATLYSSESAVAYWTNLQLARIEANFKPYKKVSINTSYDFIYANAAIQNSTNNIFGDGLNRGNLIRCKISYGFSNNFGASALVEYFIPGDFYYKDAQDASFFRFEFAAKI
- a CDS encoding methyltransferase domain-containing protein, which encodes MKMVDAKSEAQKIAFSPLTFQAVRSMINLGILKVLDDAGKDGVETSVVEKSLNLSEYTVTTLLEAAESAGIILAKDGKYFTSKIVQCFLYDPMTRINMNFVHDVCYRGAFYLQESFANGRPEGLQTFGKWATVYEGLLQLPPQVQKSWFAFDHFYSDNAFDDVIKILLENSPQTVFDIGCNTGKFELALFSKGFKGQMTLLDLPQQLKKAEENLKAAGFSGSCVFYPIDVLKQETKFPKNPDAVLMSQFLDCFSKEQIISIVKKAFESMNKKSKLYILEPFWDNQKFEAAKLSLTHTSLYFTAIANGSSKMYGRTEMEKYIRAAGLHIAKIHENIGTHEYTLLECVKCY
- the acpS gene encoding holo-ACP synthase, with the translated sequence MNIGADIEEIKRFQKYVKDKERLEKLFSEDEISFCLSKKNPAQHLAARFAAKEAIWKSIGDKHKKLIITDISIKNAQSGKPEVYIKNKRYKKIDVSLSHADKYVVAVAIAF
- a CDS encoding NAD(P)H-hydrate dehydratase, with translation MNKRDIKNFTLKLIRKAESHKYDYGHALIIAGCKRMPGAGVLCCNAALRSGAGLVTYAVKENFLQNACSVSKPETMFFIYKNVSEILDFIVKRKVSSVVIGPGLNADRSLKHFIEKIIFSVKIPVILDAGGISSFSGKYDSFQESKAKLIITPHLGEFSKLAGKKVPNTKKDKILTAGRFAFENHVICILKGHNTIVASGKNIYVNKSGTPAMAKAGSGDVLSGILAAFVGIDGDLFESSKFAVYVHGLAGEISEKEKGSCGVIASDIIENIPLAIRRLK